In one Pseudomonas hydrolytica genomic region, the following are encoded:
- a CDS encoding ABC transporter substrate-binding protein: MVFLNPGYSDEPFWVAYSRYMQDAADDLGVELRVLYGQRDNARILDNAHQVLAGKHPDYLIFVNEQFTGPEILRLFEDSEVRLFALHSTLTPEQQALAGGSRERYRHWLGSLVPNDEEAGYLMARALIALTDGKPAEMLAFTGIKQTPSATLRVAGLERALAEAPHVRLQQMLYGEWRQQRAYEQAQALLPRYPNLNLVWAANDEMAFGVMQAAEEQGRRLHYAALNNSHRVLQARIERRIEVLASGHFILGGCALVMLYDHSRGLDFAERGGKDQVASLLRLIDDKDAERLLTRLDQDDIGLDFRTFSATQRPQMSRYACSIDSLLR; encoded by the coding sequence ATGGTGTTTCTCAACCCGGGATACAGCGACGAGCCGTTCTGGGTCGCCTATTCGCGTTACATGCAGGACGCAGCCGACGATTTGGGCGTCGAGCTGCGCGTTCTCTACGGCCAGCGCGACAATGCCCGTATCCTCGACAATGCCCATCAGGTCCTGGCTGGCAAGCATCCCGATTACCTGATCTTCGTCAATGAGCAGTTCACCGGGCCAGAGATCCTGCGCCTGTTCGAGGACAGCGAGGTGCGTCTGTTCGCCTTGCACAGCACCCTTACCCCTGAGCAGCAGGCGCTGGCCGGCGGCAGCCGGGAGCGCTACCGGCACTGGCTGGGTAGCCTGGTACCCAACGATGAGGAGGCCGGCTACCTGATGGCGCGTGCGCTGATCGCCCTGACAGACGGCAAGCCTGCGGAAATGCTGGCGTTCACCGGCATCAAGCAGACGCCCTCGGCGACCTTGCGCGTCGCAGGGCTGGAGCGAGCCCTGGCCGAGGCTCCGCATGTTCGTCTGCAGCAGATGCTGTATGGCGAGTGGCGTCAGCAACGTGCCTACGAGCAGGCGCAGGCGCTGCTGCCGCGCTATCCGAATCTCAACCTGGTGTGGGCGGCCAACGACGAAATGGCCTTCGGTGTCATGCAGGCGGCCGAGGAGCAGGGCCGCCGCCTGCACTACGCGGCGCTGAACAATTCCCACCGTGTGCTGCAGGCACGTATCGAGAGGCGTATCGAGGTGCTGGCCAGCGGCCATTTCATTCTCGGGGGATGCGCCCTGGTGATGCTCTACGATCATTCCAGGGGGCTCGATTTCGCCGAGCGTGGTGGCAAGGACCAGGTGGCCAGCCTGCTGCGCCTGATCGATGACAAGGATGCCGAGCGCCTGCTCACTCGCCTCGACCAGGACGACATCGGCCTGGATTTCCGTACTTTCAGCGCCACCCAACGACCGCAGATGAGCCGCTACGCCTGTTCCATCGACAGCCTGCTGCGCTGA
- a CDS encoding nitrite/sulfite reductase, with translation MYVYDQYDQQIVEDRVKQFRDQTRRYLAGELSGEEFRPLRLQNGLYIQRFAPMLRVAVPYGLLSSTQVRMLAKIARDYDKGYAHISTRQNVQFNWPDLEDVPEILAELATVQMHAIQTSGNCIRNTTTDQFAGVAKDEIVDPRPWCEIIRQWSTFHPEFSHLPRKFKIAVNGAVSDRAAIEVHDIGLEAVRNEAGELGFRVSVGGGLGRTPIVGSFINEFLPWQHLISYLDAILRVYNRYGRRDNKYKARIKILVKALTPEVFAERVNAEWAHLKDGPTTLTEAEVARVAAHFVDPSYQTLQDEDALLAQQDAEHPGFARWRQRNTFAHKKPGYVAVTLSLKPTGVAPGDVTDKQLDAIADLADRYAFGEVRNSHNQNIILADVEQRQLLTLWGELREQGFATPNVGLLTDIICCPGGDFCSLANAKSIPVAEAIQRRFDDLDYLFDIGDIDLNISGCMNACGHHHVGHIGILGVDKKGQEFYQVSLGGSAGREASLAQILGPSFAQDDMPDVIDKIIKVYVEQRTEEESFLDTYRRVGIDPFKERVYAANH, from the coding sequence ATGTACGTTTATGACCAGTACGATCAACAGATCGTCGAGGATCGCGTCAAGCAGTTCCGCGATCAAACCCGCCGCTACCTTGCCGGAGAGCTGAGCGGCGAGGAATTCCGTCCGCTGCGCCTGCAGAACGGTCTGTATATCCAGCGTTTCGCGCCGATGCTGCGCGTTGCCGTGCCTTATGGCCTGCTGTCGTCCACCCAGGTGCGCATGCTGGCCAAGATCGCCCGCGACTACGACAAGGGTTACGCGCACATCAGTACCCGGCAGAACGTGCAGTTCAACTGGCCGGACCTGGAAGACGTGCCGGAGATCCTTGCCGAGCTGGCCACCGTGCAGATGCACGCCATCCAGACCAGCGGCAACTGCATCCGCAACACCACCACCGATCAGTTCGCCGGCGTGGCCAAGGACGAGATCGTCGATCCGCGCCCCTGGTGCGAGATCATCCGCCAGTGGTCGACCTTCCACCCCGAGTTCAGCCATCTGCCGCGCAAGTTCAAGATCGCCGTCAACGGCGCCGTGAGCGACCGCGCCGCCATCGAAGTGCATGACATCGGTCTGGAAGCGGTGAGGAACGAGGCCGGCGAGCTGGGCTTCCGCGTTTCCGTCGGCGGCGGCCTGGGCCGTACCCCGATCGTCGGCAGCTTCATCAACGAATTCCTGCCCTGGCAGCACCTGATCAGCTACCTCGACGCCATCCTGCGTGTGTACAACCGCTATGGCCGTCGCGACAACAAGTACAAGGCGCGCATCAAGATCCTGGTCAAGGCGCTGACCCCCGAGGTGTTCGCCGAGCGCGTGAATGCCGAGTGGGCGCACCTCAAGGACGGCCCGACCACCCTGACCGAAGCCGAAGTCGCCCGCGTCGCCGCGCATTTCGTCGACCCATCCTACCAGACCCTGCAGGACGAAGACGCCCTGCTCGCCCAGCAGGACGCCGAACACCCGGGCTTCGCCCGCTGGCGCCAGCGCAATACCTTCGCCCACAAGAAGCCCGGCTACGTCGCGGTGACCCTGTCGCTCAAGCCCACCGGCGTGGCGCCGGGCGACGTCACCGACAAGCAGCTCGACGCCATCGCCGACCTGGCCGATCGCTACGCCTTCGGTGAAGTGCGCAACAGCCACAACCAGAACATCATCCTCGCCGACGTCGAGCAGCGTCAGCTGCTGACCCTGTGGGGCGAGCTGCGCGAACAAGGCTTCGCTACGCCGAACGTAGGCCTGCTGACCGACATCATCTGCTGCCCGGGTGGCGACTTCTGCTCGCTGGCCAACGCCAAGTCGATTCCGGTGGCCGAAGCCATTCAGCGCCGCTTCGACGACCTCGACTACCTGTTCGACATCGGTGATATCGACCTGAACATCTCCGGCTGCATGAACGCCTGCGGTCACCACCACGTGGGCCATATCGGCATCCTCGGCGTGGACAAGAAAGGTCAGGAGTTCTACCAGGTATCGCTCGGCGGCAGCGCCGGTCGCGAAGCCAGCCTGGCGCAGATCCTCGGCCCCTCCTTCGCTCAGGACGACATGCCGGACGTGATCGACAAGATCATCAAGGTCTACGTCGAGCAACGCACCGAAGAAGAAAGCTTCCTCGACACCTACCGCCGTGTCGGTATCGACCCGTTCAAGGAGCGCGTCTATGCAGCGAATCATTAA
- a CDS encoding DUF934 domain-containing protein, whose amino-acid sequence MQRIIKNGQVVDETWHLLAKDVTLDVIPNCDDIIVPLALWREHAHALKARDGGLGVWLEAGDEVEEIADDLAHFQVIALEFPAFTDGRHSSTAYLLRTRYGYKGEIRAIGDVLRDQLFALKRVGFDAFALRADKDPFDALKAFEDYSEVYQASADQPQPLFRRRA is encoded by the coding sequence ATGCAGCGAATCATTAAGAACGGTCAGGTGGTCGACGAAACCTGGCACCTGCTGGCCAAGGACGTGACCCTGGACGTCATTCCCAACTGCGACGACATCATCGTCCCGCTGGCCCTGTGGCGCGAGCATGCCCATGCGCTGAAAGCCCGCGACGGCGGCCTCGGCGTATGGCTGGAAGCCGGCGACGAGGTCGAGGAAATCGCCGATGACCTGGCGCACTTCCAGGTTATCGCCCTGGAATTTCCGGCCTTCACCGACGGCCGTCACTCCTCCACCGCCTACCTGCTGCGCACCCGCTACGGCTACAAGGGCGAAATCCGCGCCATCGGCGACGTGCTGCGCGATCAGCTGTTCGCCCTCAAGCGCGTCGGCTTCGATGCCTTCGCCCTGCGCGCGGACAAGGACCCGTTTGATGCGCTGAAGGCCTTCGAGGACTACAGCGAGGTCTATCAGGCTTCGGCCGATCAGCCGCAACCGCTGTTCCGTCGCCGCGCCTGA
- a CDS encoding transcriptional regulator has protein sequence MKHDWDLIERLLHEAQNSAGKPFAPRRYAEELAEEHENAGEHVDNLDHLRAEAARYEARLLHNGFIEPRPEEEGGNGENFILTARGAQLLSMLDSSIPGSEHPREVLDEAGEAALTPEVFDRLAPKANLSETG, from the coding sequence ATGAAACATGACTGGGACCTGATCGAACGCCTGCTGCACGAGGCGCAGAACTCCGCCGGCAAACCCTTCGCCCCGCGCCGTTATGCCGAAGAGCTGGCCGAGGAGCACGAAAATGCCGGTGAGCACGTGGACAATCTCGACCACCTGCGCGCCGAAGCCGCCCGCTACGAGGCCCGCCTGCTGCACAACGGCTTTATCGAGCCGCGCCCGGAGGAAGAAGGCGGCAACGGCGAGAACTTCATCCTCACCGCGCGCGGCGCACAATTGCTGAGCATGCTCGACAGCAGCATCCCCGGCAGCGAGCACCCGCGCGAAGTGCTCGACGAGGCTGGCGAAGCGGCGCTGACGCCCGAGGTGTTCGACCGCCTGGCGCCCAAGGCCAATCTCAGCGAAACCGGCTGA
- a CDS encoding DEAD/DEAH box helicase: MTQEIGGFAALGLHPNILAALTAVGYEEPSPIQSQAIPVILAGHDMIGQAQTGTGKTAAFALPLLSKIDPAKREPQVLILAPTRELALQVATAFETYSKQMPGVNVVAVYGGAPMGPQLKALRMGAQIIVATPGRLVDHLRRDDKVLSTIQHLVLDEADEMLKLGFMDDLEIIFEAMPESRQSVLFSATLPHSIRAIAEKHLREPQHIKIAAKTQTVSRIEQAHLMIHADQKTNAVLRLLEVEDFDALIAFVRTKQATLDLASALEAKGFKAAALNGDIAQNQRERVIESLKDGRLDIVVATDVAARGIDVPRITHVFNVDMPYDPESYVHRIGRTGRAGRDGRALLLVTPRERRMLQVIERVTGQKVGEVKLPNAQQVLDARIKKLTSSLAPLVADAEASHGELLDRLTADIGCSPRALAAALLKKATNGQALDLASVEREQPLVPGVGGAPRERRERDGDRGGERGEYRERRAPLPLAEGRVRCRTALGTRDGIAAKNLLGAILNEGGLAREAIGRIQIRETFSLVELPEDGLDRLLGKLKDTRVAGKALKLRRYRED, encoded by the coding sequence ATGACCCAGGAAATCGGCGGCTTTGCCGCGCTCGGACTTCATCCCAATATTCTCGCCGCTCTGACCGCCGTCGGTTACGAAGAGCCGTCTCCGATCCAGTCGCAGGCCATTCCGGTGATCCTCGCCGGCCACGACATGATCGGCCAGGCGCAGACCGGTACCGGCAAGACCGCCGCCTTCGCCCTGCCGCTGCTGAGCAAGATCGACCCGGCCAAGCGCGAGCCGCAGGTGCTGATCCTCGCCCCGACCCGCGAGCTGGCCCTGCAGGTGGCCACCGCTTTTGAAACCTATTCCAAGCAGATGCCGGGCGTGAACGTCGTCGCCGTCTACGGCGGCGCGCCGATGGGCCCGCAGCTCAAGGCCCTGCGCATGGGCGCACAGATCATCGTGGCCACGCCGGGCCGTCTGGTCGACCACCTGCGTCGTGACGACAAGGTGCTGTCCACCATTCAGCACCTGGTGCTCGACGAAGCCGACGAGATGCTCAAGCTGGGCTTCATGGACGATCTGGAAATCATCTTCGAAGCCATGCCGGAAAGCCGCCAGAGCGTGCTGTTCTCCGCCACGCTGCCGCATTCGATCCGCGCCATCGCCGAGAAGCATCTGCGCGAGCCGCAGCACATCAAGATCGCGGCCAAGACCCAGACCGTCTCGCGCATCGAGCAGGCGCACCTGATGATCCACGCCGACCAGAAGACCAACGCCGTGTTGCGTCTGCTGGAAGTCGAGGATTTCGACGCGCTGATCGCCTTCGTGCGCACCAAGCAGGCCACTCTGGATCTGGCCTCCGCGCTGGAAGCCAAGGGCTTCAAGGCCGCTGCGCTGAACGGCGACATCGCCCAGAACCAGCGCGAGCGCGTGATCGAGTCGCTCAAGGACGGTCGTCTGGACATCGTCGTCGCCACCGACGTCGCCGCCCGTGGTATCGACGTGCCGCGCATCACCCACGTGTTCAACGTCGACATGCCGTACGACCCGGAATCCTACGTACACCGTATCGGCCGTACCGGCCGCGCCGGTCGCGACGGCCGTGCGCTGCTGCTGGTGACCCCGCGCGAGCGCCGCATGCTGCAGGTGATCGAGCGTGTCACCGGGCAGAAGGTGGGCGAGGTCAAGCTGCCGAACGCCCAGCAGGTGCTCGATGCCCGTATCAAGAAGCTGACCAGCAGCCTGGCGCCGCTGGTCGCGGACGCCGAAGCCAGCCATGGCGAACTGCTCGACCGCCTGACCGCCGACATCGGCTGCAGCCCGCGCGCGCTGGCCGCCGCGCTGCTGAAGAAGGCCACCAACGGTCAGGCGCTGGATCTGGCCAGCGTCGAGCGCGAGCAGCCGCTGGTGCCGGGCGTTGGTGGTGCGCCGCGTGAGCGTCGCGAGCGTGATGGTGATCGTGGCGGCGAGCGCGGTGAATACCGCGAGCGCCGTGCGCCGCTGCCGCTGGCCGAGGGTCGTGTACGCTGCCGTACCGCGCTGGGCACTCGCGACGGCATCGCCGCGAAGAACCTGCTCGGCGCCATCCTCAACGAGGGCGGCCTGGCGCGCGAAGCCATCGGTCGCATCCAGATCCGCGAGACCTTCAGTCTGGTCGAGCTGCCGGAAGATGGTCTGGACCGTCTGCTCGGCAAGCTGAAGGACACCCGCGTGGCCGGCAAGGCGCTGAAACTGCGTCGCTACCGCGAGGATTGA
- a CDS encoding spermidine synthase — MPGLPPSDEMQMLDEVLLAEVRDAFGVIRVVQIGAYRFLEFGDAIEQSCVFQGDPSWLEYDYTRAMLLGALCHDAPETALFLGLGAGNLTQACLKFLPLEDVEAIELRPDVPRLAMEFLGLDDDPRLTIRIGDATELLDSAETADLIFLDLYTDQGPGAGHLAWRFLEHCREKLNPGGWLIINQWAGNDGKPLGAALLRGLYHRHYWECPVKEGNVVLLIPADLDQPLDLGRLQVRAGELAPRLGYSLQPLIEALRPAT, encoded by the coding sequence ATGCCCGGATTGCCGCCGAGCGACGAAATGCAGATGCTCGATGAGGTATTGCTGGCCGAAGTGCGCGATGCCTTCGGTGTGATCCGCGTGGTGCAGATCGGCGCCTATCGCTTTCTCGAGTTCGGTGATGCCATCGAGCAGAGCTGCGTGTTCCAGGGCGATCCGAGCTGGCTGGAGTACGACTACACCCGCGCCATGCTGCTCGGTGCGCTGTGCCACGACGCGCCGGAAACGGCGTTGTTTCTCGGCCTGGGCGCCGGCAACCTGACCCAGGCCTGCCTGAAGTTCCTGCCGCTGGAGGACGTCGAGGCCATCGAACTGCGTCCGGACGTGCCGCGCCTGGCCATGGAGTTTCTCGGCCTGGATGACGATCCGCGCCTGACCATCCGCATCGGCGACGCCACCGAACTGCTCGACAGCGCCGAAACCGCGGATCTGATCTTCCTCGATCTGTACACCGATCAAGGCCCCGGCGCCGGCCATCTGGCCTGGCGGTTTCTCGAGCATTGCCGGGAGAAGCTCAATCCCGGTGGCTGGCTGATCATCAACCAATGGGCCGGCAACGACGGCAAGCCGCTCGGCGCGGCGCTGCTGCGCGGCCTGTATCACCGCCATTACTGGGAATGCCCGGTGAAGGAGGGCAACGTGGTATTGCTGATACCCGCCGATCTCGACCAGCCGCTCGATCTTGGCCGCCTGCAGGTGCGAGCCGGCGAGCTGGCACCGCGCCTCGGCTATTCGCTGCAGCCGCTGATCGAGGCGCTACGTCCGGCTACCTGA
- a CDS encoding flavin-containing monooxygenase, whose protein sequence is MYAIIGAGPTGLCAARQLKRHGIDFVGFELHSDVGGLWDIDNPHSTMYHSAHLISSKGTTEFRDFPMRPEVASYPHHSEMRRYFRDYARQFGLYQHYQFDTRVVQLQRLDKGWTLVSERNGEQREWRLDGVLIANGTLHTPNLPSLPGHFAGEVLHSSAYKSADIFAGKRVLVVGCGNSACDIAVDAVHRAASVDLSVRRGYYFLPKFILGKPTDTFGGAIRLPRRLKQLLDGLLVRALVGKPSQYGLPDPDYHLYESHPVMNSLVLHHIGHGDIRVRGDITAIDGHSVTFAHGARAEYDLILLATGYKLDYPFIERSELNWPEGAGAPQLYLNVFHPQRDDLFVLGMVEASGLGWQGRDEQAELVALYIRQLQAGSPAAQVLRQTIREQAGQRLDGGYRYLPLERMAYYVHKDSYRRRIAAHSAALRRELSESAYAATQGA, encoded by the coding sequence ATGTACGCCATCATAGGTGCCGGCCCGACAGGGCTGTGCGCGGCCCGGCAACTGAAGAGGCACGGCATCGATTTTGTCGGCTTCGAACTGCACAGCGATGTCGGCGGCCTGTGGGACATCGACAACCCGCACAGCACCATGTACCACTCGGCGCACCTGATTTCCTCCAAGGGCACTACCGAGTTTCGCGACTTCCCCATGCGCCCCGAAGTGGCTTCCTACCCGCATCACAGCGAAATGCGCCGCTACTTTCGCGACTATGCCCGGCAGTTCGGCCTTTACCAGCACTACCAGTTCGACACCCGCGTGGTGCAGCTGCAACGCCTGGACAAGGGCTGGACGCTGGTCAGCGAGCGCAACGGCGAACAGCGCGAATGGCGCCTCGATGGCGTTCTGATCGCCAACGGCACCCTGCATACGCCCAACCTGCCATCCCTGCCCGGCCACTTCGCCGGTGAGGTGTTGCACTCCAGCGCCTACAAGAGCGCCGATATCTTCGCCGGCAAACGCGTGCTGGTGGTCGGCTGCGGCAACTCGGCCTGCGATATCGCGGTCGATGCCGTGCATCGCGCCGCCTCGGTGGATCTGTCGGTACGGCGCGGCTACTACTTCCTGCCCAAGTTCATCCTCGGCAAGCCCACCGACACCTTCGGCGGAGCGATCAGGCTTCCGCGCCGGCTCAAGCAGCTGCTCGATGGACTGCTGGTGCGCGCTCTGGTCGGCAAACCTTCGCAGTACGGCCTGCCCGATCCTGACTACCACCTGTATGAATCGCACCCGGTGATGAACTCGCTGGTGCTGCACCATATCGGCCATGGCGATATCCGCGTGCGCGGCGATATCACGGCGATAGACGGCCACAGCGTCACCTTCGCCCATGGCGCACGGGCCGAGTACGACCTGATCCTGCTGGCCACCGGCTACAAGCTCGACTATCCCTTCATCGAGCGCAGCGAGCTGAACTGGCCGGAGGGCGCAGGCGCGCCGCAGCTGTATCTCAACGTCTTCCACCCGCAGCGTGACGACCTGTTCGTGCTCGGCATGGTCGAGGCCTCCGGTCTCGGCTGGCAGGGGCGCGACGAGCAGGCCGAACTGGTGGCGCTGTACATCCGCCAGCTGCAGGCCGGCAGCCCGGCGGCACAGGTTCTGCGCCAGACCATCCGCGAGCAGGCCGGCCAGCGCCTGGATGGCGGCTACCGCTACCTGCCACTGGAGCGCATGGCCTACTACGTGCACAAGGACAGCTATCGTAGACGCATCGCCGCGCACAGTGCCGCCCTGCGGCGCGAGCTGAGCGAGAGTGCCTACGCGGCCACCCAGGGAGCCTGA
- a CDS encoding bile acid:sodium symporter family protein, with the protein MEPVTIAFDPSSLVLINLIVALMMFGVSLDLRADDFRRIARAPRAPLLGLLAQFLLLPALTCLACWGLGIEPELALGMMLIAACPGGSFSNIMTWLARGDVAVSVSMTAVSSLAASLLTPLNFALYAWLNPYTRPLLTQIALDPLGLLALVLLVLALPLLAGMWVGRRFPRLAQHLEKPLRLFALLVMLGFVALAFSRNLEQFTRHFHLFFWLVVAHNALALGIGYLSALIGGLPAGERRAVTLEVGIQNSALGLVIIFTFFPQAGGMLLIAAFWGCWHLVSGLALAWLWSRRPPEPAPLLLAQPGLRDE; encoded by the coding sequence GTGGAACCGGTGACGATCGCCTTCGACCCCAGCAGCCTGGTGCTGATCAATCTGATCGTCGCGCTGATGATGTTCGGCGTTTCTCTCGATCTGCGCGCCGATGATTTTCGCCGCATCGCTCGCGCGCCACGCGCCCCGCTGCTCGGGCTGCTGGCGCAGTTTCTGCTGTTGCCGGCACTGACCTGCCTGGCCTGCTGGGGGCTGGGCATCGAGCCGGAACTGGCCCTGGGCATGATGCTGATCGCGGCCTGCCCCGGCGGCAGCTTTTCCAACATCATGACCTGGCTGGCGCGGGGCGATGTCGCGGTCTCGGTGAGCATGACGGCGGTATCGAGCCTGGCCGCCAGCCTGCTCACACCGCTGAATTTCGCCCTGTACGCCTGGCTCAACCCCTACACGCGGCCGCTGCTGACGCAGATCGCCCTCGACCCGCTGGGCTTGCTCGCGCTCGTGCTGCTGGTGCTGGCCCTGCCACTGCTGGCAGGCATGTGGGTGGGGCGGCGCTTTCCACGCCTCGCGCAGCACCTGGAAAAGCCCCTGCGCCTGTTCGCCCTGCTGGTGATGCTGGGTTTCGTCGCCCTGGCGTTCAGCCGCAATCTGGAGCAATTCACCCGCCACTTTCACCTGTTCTTCTGGCTGGTGGTGGCGCACAACGCGCTGGCGCTGGGCATCGGCTATCTCAGCGCACTGATCGGCGGGCTACCGGCAGGCGAGCGCCGCGCCGTGACCCTGGAAGTGGGCATTCAGAACTCGGCGCTGGGCCTGGTGATCATCTTCACCTTCTTCCCCCAGGCCGGCGGCATGCTGCTGATCGCCGCCTTCTGGGGCTGCTGGCACCTGGTGTCGGGCCTGGCCCTGGCATGGCTCTGGTCGCGCCGCCCACCCGAGCCCGCGCCGCTGCTGCTCGCGCAGCCCGGCCTCAGGGACGAGTGA
- a CDS encoding class II 3-deoxy-7-phosphoheptulonate synthase encodes MSHAWSPESWRAKPIQQQPEYPDAAHLARVEQTLAGYPPLVFAGEARELRRQFAEVTQGRAFLLQGGDCAESFAEFSAAKIRDTFKVLLQMAIVMTFAAGCPVVKVGRMAGQFAKPRSSGSETIDGVTLPAYRGDIVNGIGFDAASRVPDPERLLQAYHQATASLNLLRAFAQGGFADVHQVHQWNLDFIANSALSEKYHQLANRIDETLAFMRAVGMDSAPQLREVSFFTAHEALLLNYEEAFVRRDSLTGRWYDCSAHMLWIGDRTRQLDGAHVEFMRGIENPIGVKVGPSMDPDELIRLLDTLNPDNDPGRLNLIVRMGADKVEAHFPRLLRKVKEEGRQVLWSSDPMHGNTIKASSGYKTRDFAQILSEVRQFFAVHQAEGTYAGGIHIEMTGQNVTECIGGSRPITEDGLSDRYHTHCDPRMNADQSLELAFMIAETLKQVRR; translated from the coding sequence ATGTCGCACGCCTGGAGCCCAGAAAGCTGGAGGGCCAAGCCCATCCAGCAGCAGCCCGAATACCCTGACGCCGCCCACCTCGCCCGCGTCGAACAGACCCTGGCCGGCTACCCGCCGCTGGTGTTCGCCGGCGAGGCGCGCGAGCTGCGCCGCCAGTTCGCCGAAGTCACCCAGGGCCGCGCCTTCCTGCTGCAGGGCGGCGACTGTGCCGAGAGCTTCGCCGAGTTTTCCGCCGCGAAGATCCGCGACACCTTCAAGGTGCTGCTGCAGATGGCCATCGTCATGACCTTCGCCGCCGGCTGCCCGGTGGTCAAGGTCGGGCGGATGGCCGGCCAGTTCGCCAAGCCGCGCTCCTCCGGCAGCGAAACCATCGATGGCGTCACCCTGCCCGCCTACCGCGGCGATATCGTCAACGGCATCGGCTTCGACGCCGCCAGCCGCGTGCCCGATCCGGAGCGCCTGCTGCAGGCCTATCACCAGGCCACCGCCAGCCTCAACCTGCTGCGCGCCTTCGCCCAAGGCGGTTTTGCCGACGTGCATCAGGTGCATCAGTGGAACCTCGATTTCATCGCCAACTCGGCGCTCTCCGAGAAGTACCACCAGCTGGCCAACCGCATCGACGAAACCCTGGCGTTCATGCGCGCCGTCGGCATGGACAGCGCGCCGCAACTGCGCGAAGTCAGCTTCTTCACCGCTCACGAAGCGCTGCTGCTCAACTACGAAGAAGCCTTCGTGCGTCGCGACAGCCTCACCGGCCGCTGGTACGACTGCTCCGCGCACATGCTGTGGATCGGCGACCGCACCCGCCAGCTAGACGGTGCGCACGTCGAATTCATGCGCGGCATCGAGAACCCCATCGGCGTCAAGGTCGGCCCGAGCATGGACCCGGACGAGCTGATCCGCCTGCTCGACACGCTCAACCCGGACAACGATCCAGGCCGCCTCAACCTGATCGTGCGCATGGGCGCGGACAAGGTGGAAGCGCACTTCCCGCGCCTGCTGCGCAAGGTCAAGGAAGAAGGCCGCCAGGTGCTGTGGAGTTCCGACCCCATGCACGGCAACACCATCAAGGCCAGCAGCGGCTACAAGACCCGCGACTTCGCGCAGATCCTCAGCGAAGTCCGGCAGTTCTTCGCCGTGCACCAGGCCGAAGGCACCTACGCCGGCGGCATCCATATCGAGATGACCGGGCAGAACGTCACCGAATGCATCGGCGGCTCGCGCCCGATCACCGAGGACGGTCTGTCCGACCGCTACCACACCCATTGCGACCCGCGCATGAACGCCGACCAGTCGCTGGAACTGGCCTTCATGATCGCCGAGACGCTGAAGCAGGTACGCCGCTGA
- a CDS encoding M48 family metalloprotease, with amino-acid sequence MQLRTTLSAFALSSAVLLTGCQNMSPDAMLQSGLMAVQAATLSDAEVKSMSDQACAEMDAAANVAGPTSPYAKRLDKIASNLGHQINGTPITYKAYLADDVNAWAMANGCVRVYSGLMDLMTDNEVEGVLGHEIGHVALGHTKKAMQTAYATAAARNAAAASGNGTVAALSASQLGAMGEQLVNAQFSQSQETAADNFSFDLLTQRNIPREGLVTAFEKLAKLGGGESSMFDSHPGSHDRANNMRTRLAAK; translated from the coding sequence ATGCAACTGCGCACCACCCTCTCCGCTTTTGCCCTCTCCAGCGCCGTGCTTCTGACCGGCTGCCAGAACATGTCTCCCGACGCCATGCTGCAATCCGGCCTGATGGCCGTGCAAGCCGCGACCCTGAGCGATGCCGAAGTGAAAAGCATGTCCGACCAGGCCTGCGCCGAAATGGACGCCGCAGCCAATGTCGCCGGCCCGACCAGCCCCTACGCCAAGCGTCTGGACAAGATCGCCAGCAACCTCGGCCATCAGATCAACGGCACGCCGATCACCTACAAGGCCTACCTGGCCGACGACGTCAATGCCTGGGCCATGGCCAACGGCTGCGTGCGCGTCTACAGCGGCCTGATGGACCTGATGACCGACAACGAAGTGGAAGGCGTGCTCGGCCACGAAATCGGTCACGTCGCCCTCGGCCACACCAAGAAGGCCATGCAGACCGCCTACGCCACTGCCGCCGCACGCAATGCGGCCGCTGCTTCGGGCAATGGCACCGTCGCTGCCCTGTCCGCCTCGCAGCTTGGCGCCATGGGCGAACAGCTGGTCAATGCGCAGTTCTCGCAAAGCCAGGAAACCGCGGCCGACAACTTCTCCTTCGACCTGCTGACGCAGCGCAACATCCCGCGTGAAGGCCTGGTCACCGCGTTCGAGAAACTGGCCAAGCTGGGCGGCGGCGAAAGCAGCATGTTCGACTCGCATCCGGGCTCCCACGACCGCGCCAACAACATGCGCACCCGTCTGGCGGCCAAGTAA